Below is a window of Halolamina sp. CBA1230 DNA.
GGTGTCGGGGCGCTCGGCCTGTTTCTTCTCCTGTACCTCGTACTCCCGGACGATGTTCACCGTCGCCCGCGGGGCGATCAGCGAGAGCACGTCCACCTCCGCCTGGGAGAGTTCGCGTTCCTCGACTTTCACCACGTCTTTCGTGCCGAGACGTTCGGAGGGGACGTTCATCGCGACGCTGACGCCGGTGCCCTCGCTGCCGTCGATCCCCAGCATCGCGAGCACGTTCAGCGCGCTCCCGCCCGGGAGGTGGTCGAGCACGGTGCCGTCGCGGATCTTCGAGACGCGGAGTTCGTGGTCACTCATGGTTGGCAAAGAGGAGGTCGAGCAGCGCCATCCGGACGGGGACGCCGTTGTGGGCCTGCTCGAAGTAGTTCGCGTGGTCGGTGTCGTCGATCGCGGGGTCGATCTCGTCGACGCGTGGCAGCGGATGCATCACGGTCAGATCCTCGCGGGCGGCCTCGAGCGTCTCGGCGTCGATCTGGAACTCCCCCGCGACTTTGCGGTACTCGTCCTCGTCGGGGAACCGTTCGCGCTGGATCCGGGTCACGTACAGCACGTCGAGTTCGGGCAGCACCTCGTCGAGTTGCGTGTGTTCTCGCACTTGCGCGCCCGCCTCGTGGAGGTCGAAGCGGACAGATCGAGGGAGCCGGAGCGACTCGGGGCTGACGAAATGCATCCGGGTGTCGAACTCCGTCAGCGCGGTCGCCAGCGAGTGGACCGTCCGGCCGTACTTCAGATCGCCGACGATGCCGATCGTGAGATCGTCCAGTCCTGCGGCCTCCCGGATCGTGTACAGGTCGAGTAGCGTCTGACTCGGGTGGTGGCCCGCACCGTCGCCGGCGTTGACTACCGGGGCGTCGACGAACTCCGCGGCCATCTTGGCGGCGCCCTCGCGGGGGTGACGGAGCACGAGCCCGTCGGCGTACCCCTCGATCACCCGGACCGTGTCCGCGAGGCTCTCGCCTTTCTTCACCGAGGAGGCGTCGACGCCGCCCATGTCGACGACGTCGCCGCCGAGACGCTTCATCGCGGTCTCGAACGACATCTTGGTGCGCGTGCTGGGTTCGTAGAAACAGAGCGCGAGCAGCTTCTCGGGGTACCGGGCGGGGAGGTCGTCGCCGGCGTCGAGCGCGGCGTCGAACTCGGCGGCGCGGTCGAGCACCCGCTCGACGTCCGCCCGCGAGAGCTGGCCCGCGGCGACGAGGTGGTCCTGACGCATCACTCGAGAGCGGGATGGGCACGACCTTGAATCCCTCGGCTCCGTCCCCCGCGGCAGTGTACACGTCGATGGGTCGCAGAACGGGGGGCGTTACGAATCTCGAAGCGCGCGGCCGGCTGCCGGACTCCCCTCCGCCGGCGGGGGTGCGGAACCGAGCTACGGCGACCACTCCGCGTCCGAGAGCGTCCGCTGGACCGCCTCCTCCCCCACCGCGGCCGCGATCGAGCGGAACGCCGCGCGCTCGTCGCGGTCGCCGGCGTTCGCGACCAGCCGCGAGACGATGAACTCCGGCGTCGAGCGCCCGACAGTGCCGAACCGTGGTTGGTAGTCGACCCGAAGGTCGAGTTCGTCGGTCAGCCCCTCCGCGAAGATCCCGTCGACGCGGGCGGCGCCGGGCAGCGGCGAGAGGTCCTCCGCGAGGTGGGTGACGAACACGCCCAGCGCGCCGCGGTCGACGGTCAGGTCGACCAGTCCGTTCAGCAGGTCCGCCGCGCGGCCGGGTTCGGTGATCGCCTCGAACTCGTCGACGAGCATCAGCGCCCGCCCCTCGCCGGTCAGCGGCGGCACGACCGAGCGCAGCGTCGACTCCAGCACGCCGGCGTTGAACGAGGCGTGCCGGCGGTGGAACACGACCGTGTCGAACCGCCCGACTTCCGCGTCCTCGGCCGGAACTGGCAGCCCCATCGACGCCAGCAGCGCGACACCACACAGCGTCTCCAGCAGCGTCGTCTTCCCGCCGGAGTTCGCGCCCGTCAGCACCGCGACGCGGTCGCCGGAGGGCGGGTCGGCGTCGTCACCCGCGACCGAGTGCGTCCCGACGCCGTAGGTGACTGGCTGGACGTCACCGTCGAGAAAGAGGTTCCGCGCGCCACGGACCGCCAGCCCGTCCTCGACCAGCTCAGGCCGCGTGAGGTCGTGTTTCGCGGCGAAGCGCGCGAGCGAGAGGTCGAAGGCGAGCTCGTCCACCGCGTCGACCGCGGCCTCGATCCCCTCGCCGGCGTCGTCGAGCGTCTCCCGGAGGTCGGCCGCGACCGCCGCCTCGCGGTCGGCGACCTGTCCCTCCAGATCGGCGACCAGCGCGCGCAGCGTCGCGGAGACGAAGTCGGTCTCGTCGCGGGCCTCGTCGGGTGCGACCGACCGGATCTCCCCCGCGGTCACGCCCGTCTCCTCGGCGACGTAGGAGATCACCGCGCTCTGGAACGCCTCCAGCGAGCGTACGCCCTGTCCGCGGACGGTCTCCAGCACGTCGAGCGCCGCGTCGTTCAGTCGCCGCGCGGCGGCCAGCTGGGTCCGGAGTTCGTCGAGGCGTTCGTCCGCCCCCTCGCCGACCGAGAGCGGCTCGTCCTCGTCGCCGAACTCACCCTCGACCGCCGCGAGCGCGTCCACCGCGTCCTCGAGCCCGTCGGCATCCAGATCGGCCAGTCGCTCGAACGGGCCGCCCTCGCTGCTACCGACCGCCCGGAGTTCGAGCGCCGCTTCCACGGCCGCGCGGCGGCCGCCGCCGGCGTCGTCGTAGCCGGCGAACGCGTCGATCACCGACTCCCGGCCGTCGTCGTCGAGGCCGGTCCACACCTCGCGTGCCTGGTCGATGCGGTCGAGCCGTTCGGCTGCGGCCTCGTGGCTCGACAGCGGCGTGAGCACGCGGATCCGGTCGGCGGCCCCGCCGGTCAGCGCGTCGCCCGCCGCGAGTTCGAGCAGGTCGCCGTACACGTCGCGGGCGTCGCCGGTGCCCAGCGTGTCCAGCCCCGCCGCCCCCGTTGCCCGCCGGAGGATGCGCGTCGCGCGCCCCCGTGGCAGGCCGGCGTCGACCAGCGTGCTCACGTCCGCAGACTCGATGGCGCGAACCGCACGCTCGACGCCCAACTCGGCTTCGAGCAGGTCGGCCGTCTTCGGGCCGACGCCCCAGTACTCCTGCAGTCGCATAGCCGATCATGCGGCCGGGGGCTCTTCAGGGTTGTCAGAACTCCACGGGCACCTCGATCAGCGTGGGCCGGTCGCGGTCGAACGCCGCCGCGAGCGCGTCGGGCAGTTCGTCGGCGACCGCGTCGAACTCGATCCGGCGCGCCGCGGCGCCGAAGCTCTCGGCCAACTCGACGAAGTCGGGGTTCTCGATGTCGGTCGCCATCGTCCGGCCGTACCGCTGGCGCTGGACGTCCTCGAGGATGTCGTAGGAGTCGTCGTTGGGAACGACGATCGGTACGCCGAGGTCGTACTGCACCGCGGTCGCGAGGTCGCCGATCGTGAACAGCGAGCCGCCGTCGCCGACCAGCGACACCACCTGTCGGTCGCTCCCGATCGCGGCGCCGAACGCCGCGGGCGGGCTGAACCCCAGCGTCCCGAACCCGCGCGGGAAGAGGAACGTCCGCGGCGCGCCGGTCGGGAACCGCGTCCGCGCGGTGTAGCAGAGCTTCGTCATGTCGTTGACGACCACTGCGTCGTCGGCAAGCGCCTCCCTGAGCACCGCGAGCAGGTGGAGGCGGTCGTCCGAGGCGTCGACCGAGAGCGGTTCGGGGCCGGCGTCGGCCGCCGCCGCTGGACCGTCGAACGCGAGGCCACGCTCGCTGGCGCGCTCCCGGAGCGCGTCGAGCGTCGTGCCCGCGTCGCCGACGATCCCGAGCGCCGTCTCGTGGTTGTTCCCGACGTTCGTCGGGTCGATGTCGACGTGGATCAGGTCGTCGGGGAACGGCGTGTCCGCGGTGTCCTGCGCGCTCAGCTCCGTCCCAACCGCGAGCACGAGGTCGCGGTCCGCGACGAACGCGTCGGCCGGCTCGTGGCCCAGCGCCGTCGCGACACAGCAGCGGTGATCCGCGGGGAGGACACCTTTCCCCGCGGCCGTGGTGATCGTGGGGATTTCGGTCTCGTCGACGAACGTTCGCACCGCGTCGGCGGCGTCGACGGTGCCGCCCCCGACAACCAGTAGCGGGCGCTCGGCGTCGACGAGCAGGTCGACTGCTTCTGCGACGCGTTCGGTGTCCGGCCCCGGCGGCGCTGCTGGCTCCCGGTCGACGAGTTCGACGGGCTCGGCGCGTTCGAGCACGTCCGTCGGGAGCTGGACGTGGATCGGTCGCGGTCGCTCCCGATCGAACGTCTCGAACGCGTCGGCGATCACTCCGGGCACGTCGGCGACGCGGTCGACGTGGTG
It encodes the following:
- the pyrI gene encoding aspartate carbamoyltransferase regulatory subunit, yielding MSDHELRVSKIRDGTVLDHLPGGSALNVLAMLGIDGSEGTGVSVAMNVPSERLGTKDVVKVEERELSQAEVDVLSLIAPRATVNIVREYEVQEKKQAERPDTVVGVLACPNSSCITNAEEPVESRFDVLDDGVRCGYCEEIIREGIAAHLDVG
- the pyrB gene encoding aspartate carbamoyltransferase, producing MRQDHLVAAGQLSRADVERVLDRAAEFDAALDAGDDLPARYPEKLLALCFYEPSTRTKMSFETAMKRLGGDVVDMGGVDASSVKKGESLADTVRVIEGYADGLVLRHPREGAAKMAAEFVDAPVVNAGDGAGHHPSQTLLDLYTIREAAGLDDLTIGIVGDLKYGRTVHSLATALTEFDTRMHFVSPESLRLPRSVRFDLHEAGAQVREHTQLDEVLPELDVLYVTRIQRERFPDEDEYRKVAGEFQIDAETLEAAREDLTVMHPLPRVDEIDPAIDDTDHANYFEQAHNGVPVRMALLDLLFANHE
- a CDS encoding DNA mismatch repair protein, which produces MRLQEYWGVGPKTADLLEAELGVERAVRAIESADVSTLVDAGLPRGRATRILRRATGAAGLDTLGTGDARDVYGDLLELAAGDALTGGAADRIRVLTPLSSHEAAAERLDRIDQAREVWTGLDDDGRESVIDAFAGYDDAGGGRRAAVEAALELRAVGSSEGGPFERLADLDADGLEDAVDALAAVEGEFGDEDEPLSVGEGADERLDELRTQLAAARRLNDAALDVLETVRGQGVRSLEAFQSAVISYVAEETGVTAGEIRSVAPDEARDETDFVSATLRALVADLEGQVADREAAVAADLRETLDDAGEGIEAAVDAVDELAFDLSLARFAAKHDLTRPELVEDGLAVRGARNLFLDGDVQPVTYGVGTHSVAGDDADPPSGDRVAVLTGANSGGKTTLLETLCGVALLASMGLPVPAEDAEVGRFDTVVFHRRHASFNAGVLESTLRSVVPPLTGEGRALMLVDEFEAITEPGRAADLLNGLVDLTVDRGALGVFVTHLAEDLSPLPGAARVDGIFAEGLTDELDLRVDYQPRFGTVGRSTPEFIVSRLVANAGDRDERAAFRSIAAAVGEEAVQRTLSDAEWSP
- a CDS encoding thiamine pyrophosphate-binding protein yields the protein MERLTGGEAVVAQLEREGVDVAFGIPGVHTLEIYDALLDSGIDHVTTRHEQGAGFAADGYARATGRVGVCLVITGPGLTNVATAVGQAYSDSSPLLVISTTNATNEADRGKGHLHELKDQQGAMESIAAESHHVDRVADVPGVIADAFETFDRERPRPIHVQLPTDVLERAEPVELVDREPAAPPGPDTERVAEAVDLLVDAERPLLVVGGGTVDAADAVRTFVDETEIPTITTAAGKGVLPADHRCCVATALGHEPADAFVADRDLVLAVGTELSAQDTADTPFPDDLIHVDIDPTNVGNNHETALGIVGDAGTTLDALRERASERGLAFDGPAAAADAGPEPLSVDASDDRLHLLAVLREALADDAVVVNDMTKLCYTARTRFPTGAPRTFLFPRGFGTLGFSPPAAFGAAIGSDRQVVSLVGDGGSLFTIGDLATAVQYDLGVPIVVPNDDSYDILEDVQRQRYGRTMATDIENPDFVELAESFGAAARRIEFDAVADELPDALAAAFDRDRPTLIEVPVEF